The Actinomycetes bacterium genome includes the window GTCATCCAGCAGGCTTCCGACGAGGCACTGGCCGCGGGCGCGAATCCGGCGGGCATTCTCGACGAGCTCACCGGGGTTGACGCCGGTGTGCCATTGGCTGTGATGACCTACGCCAATCTCGTGTACCGCTTCGGATGGGAGCGCTTCGCGTCGACGATGTCGGCCAGCGGCGTGGGGGCGGCGATCCTTCCGGACATACCGCTCGAGGAGGCCGACCCTTGGTGCAACGCCGCCGATGCTGCCGGCGTGGAGACGGTGATGCTGGCCGCTCCGACCGCTCCTGATGAGCGCCTGGAGCGCATCGTGGAGCGCGCATCGGGGTTCGTGTATGCGGTGGGCCTGCTCGGCATAACGGGCGAGCGCGACGAACTCGCGTCGAGCGCCAAGGTGATCGCCGCGCGGCTGAAGGCTGTCACCGACAAGCCGGTTCTTGTCGGTGTGGGGATCGGCTCACCCGCGCAGGCCGTCGAAGTGTGCGAGGTCGCCGATGGCGTTGTGATCGGCTCGGCGGTCGTCCGACGAGCGCTTCAGACGCGCTCCCCGGAAGCGGTCGCGGAGCTCGTTGGCGGCTTCCGCGCGGCGCTGGACGCCGGCTGAGGGCCTCTTGGGCAATCGCGCGGAGAGTGGTTGGCCTTGACATTTCAGGCTGAAATCCCTTGCGCAGCGGCGATTCCGTGGTAATCACATGGTTGTCATCTAGCCGTCACTGCCGTCCGAACCGGTCGGCCAGGAGGATCAAATGAACAAGACCGAACTGGTGGAGACCATCGCCCAGCGAACCGACCTCTCCAAGGCCAACGTGCAGTCCGTGCTCGATGAGTTCGAGAGCATCGCGGGCGACGTCGTGGCCAAGGGGGGCGACGCGCTCACGATTCCGGGCTTTCTGAAGTTCGAGCAGACCCACCGCAAGGCCCGCAAGGCCCGCAACCCGCAGACCGGCGAGGAGATCGACGTTCCGGCCGCCAACGCCGCCAAGGTCTCCGCAGGTGCGACCCTCAAGAAGCGCGCCAAGTCGGGTCAGTAGTCCCCGAGCACATCCGGGTGCATCGCACCCGGGCAGGCACTCGTCCGGCTCCCGGCCATCCGCAACGTGGCGGAGGTTGGGAGCCGTTCGCGTCCGGTGCGACACTCAGATGGTGACCACGCCACTCGAAGCCCTGCGCGCAGACCTCGCGGCCAACTCCGCAAATCCCCGCGGAATGCTCGCGGTCACGGGCTACCGGCTCGCGCAGGCCGCGCGATCCACCCTGCCGCGGCCGCTCGCCAAGGTCGTGGAGCTGGTCTACGCCTTCGCCTGGCTGGCGCTTCTCGGCCTGGAGCTGCCGCCGCACGTCGAGGCCGGCCCCGGCCTGGCGATCTTCCACACGTCCGGGATCGTGCTCAACCCGGCTTCGAAGCTCGGTTCGGGCGTCACGCTGCGCCAGAACACCACGCTCGGAGCGCTCCCCGGGCCTTCCGGCGAGCACGACATGGCCCCTGTGATCGGCGACAACGTCGACCTCGGCGCCTCGGTTCTCATCATCGGGCCGATCACCGTGGGTGACGGCGCTGTCGTGGGCGCCGGAGCGGTGGTGACCAAGGACGTGCCACCCGGCTGTGTCGCCCGGGGCAACCCGGCGGTGGTGGTCGAGGGCACCCCACCCGCGTCCTAGAGTCGGCCCATGGCCGACAAGCTGACCCCCGGAGACCGTGCGCCCGCCTTCCACCTGGCCGACCAGCACGGCGACAAGCACCGACTGTCCGAATTCAAGGGCAACAAGGTGATGCTGTTCTTCTATCCGAAGGCCAACACCGGTGGCTGCACCAACCAGGCATGTGGGTTGCGCGACGTTGCCGACGAGATCGGCGACACCGTGATCCTCGGCATGAGCCCCGACATGCCGGACAAGCAGCTCGCCTGGGACGAGAAGCACTCGCTCGGTTTCACGCTGCTGTCAGACCCGGACCATGCGGTTGCCGACAAGTACGGCGTGTGGGGCGAGAAGAAGCTGTACGGAAAGGTCTACATGGGCATCGTGCGCAGCGCCTTTCTCATCGACGAGACGGGCAAGGTCCAGCACGCCTGGTACAAGGTGAGCCCGAAGGACACCCCCAAGAAGCTGTTGGCCGCCCTCGAGGAGGGCTGAAGCACCGCCTTGTGCGGTCAGGCGATCGCGCCGGGTGCCGGTCTCAGTCGCGGTTGGCGTCGAGTTCGGCGAGTCGGGCCTCGAAGTCGCGGTCGGCCGAGCCGATCGCGATCTGGCGGCCGACCGCCGCGGCGATGATCGCCATGCCGATCAGGATGAACCACCGGGCGAGGTGTCGATTGCTGCCTTCGTCTGCTGCTGCGTCCTCTGTCATCGGGTGAACCCTAGGCTACGATTCGAGACCCGTCGTACCAGCCCGGGTGGCGGAATGGCAGACGCGGCGGACTCAAAATCCGCTGTCCGAAAGGGCGTGTGGGTTCAAATCCCACCCCGGGCACGAATGAGACGGCTCATGCCTGCATGGGCCGACCACAACAACCCACGCCAACGTTGGTCGCAATCGCACCGCCCCGTGTGAGCAGGTGCCACCAAGAGACGGTCATGAGCACAGAACGCAGACTCCGCAGCATCGGGCGCCGCCTGAAGAAGCTGCGCGAGGAGCTGCGTGTGGCCGACGAGCAGCTGGCTCACTTCGCCGAGGTGTCCGACGACACCCGCATCCGCTCGTTGGTGTCGGAGAC containing:
- the trpA gene encoding tryptophan synthase subunit alpha, which produces MLQPALGARIASGGRCLVPYLTGGLPQADPADWTTTLCAIADAGADAIEVGIPFSDPVMDGPVIQQASDEALAAGANPAGILDELTGVDAGVPLAVMTYANLVYRFGWERFASTMSASGVGAAILPDIPLEEADPWCNAADAAGVETVMLAAPTAPDERLERIVERASGFVYAVGLLGITGERDELASSAKVIAARLKAVTDKPVLVGVGIGSPAQAVEVCEVADGVVIGSAVVRRALQTRSPEAVAELVGGFRAALDAG
- a CDS encoding integration host factor, translating into MNKTELVETIAQRTDLSKANVQSVLDEFESIAGDVVAKGGDALTIPGFLKFEQTHRKARKARNPQTGEEIDVPAANAAKVSAGATLKKRAKSGQ
- a CDS encoding serine acetyltransferase, translated to MTTPLEALRADLAANSANPRGMLAVTGYRLAQAARSTLPRPLAKVVELVYAFAWLALLGLELPPHVEAGPGLAIFHTSGIVLNPASKLGSGVTLRQNTTLGALPGPSGEHDMAPVIGDNVDLGASVLIIGPITVGDGAVVGAGAVVTKDVPPGCVARGNPAVVVEGTPPAS
- the bcp gene encoding thioredoxin-dependent thiol peroxidase, with the protein product MADKLTPGDRAPAFHLADQHGDKHRLSEFKGNKVMLFFYPKANTGGCTNQACGLRDVADEIGDTVILGMSPDMPDKQLAWDEKHSLGFTLLSDPDHAVADKYGVWGEKKLYGKVYMGIVRSAFLIDETGKVQHAWYKVSPKDTPKKLLAALEEG